A stretch of DNA from Mesomycoplasma lagogenitalium:
TAAATATTATGAGCCATTTGTAGGAGGGGGAGCACTACTTTTTGAAATAATGCCCGAAGTTGCTATTATTAATGATATTAATTCACATTTAATTAATGCATATAAAAAAATAAAAACCGACCATAAAAAATTGTTAATGTTACTAAAAAAATGAGATAATGAAGTTTGTGATAAAAATTTATATTTTCAACGACGAAAAGAATTTAATCTTAAAATAATTAATAATACTAATGATGTTGAAGCCGCTGCGCTTTTTATATATTTAAATAAAAGATGTTTCAACGGAATTTATCGTGTTAATTCAAAGGGTTTATTCAATGTGCCTTTCAATAATAAGGCAAAAGTGAATTCTTTTTCAGAAGATAATATTAAAAATATTGGTTATTTTTTAAAAAAAGTTAAAATTTTAAATTTAGATTTTGAAAAAGCGTTAGTGGATGCAACGAAAGATGATTTTATTTTTTTTGATAGCCCTTATGCTCCATTGACAAAAACATCCTTCAATTCTTATACTGAAAATGGATTTGGTGTAGATGATCATATTAGATTATTTAATTTGTTTAAACAATTAGATGAAAAAGGTTGTTATGTTATGT
This window harbors:
- a CDS encoding DNA adenine methylase, which encodes MSKKISPFVKWVGGKTQILNEIKKRMPKKFNKYYEPFVGGGALLFEIMPEVAIINDINSHLINAYKKIKTDHKKLLMLLKKWDNEVCDKNLYFQRRKEFNLKIINNTNDVEAAALFIYLNKRCFNGIYRVNSKGLFNVPFNNKAKVNSFSEDNIKNIGYFLKKVKILNLDFEKALVDATKDDFIFFDSPYAPLTKTSFNSYTENGFGVDDHIRLFNLFKQLDEKGCYVMLTNHNTPFINELYKDYKIEIINVKRMVNSDANNRYGQEVIITNYLK